The Gossypium arboreum isolate Shixiya-1 chromosome 2, ASM2569848v2, whole genome shotgun sequence region TGGTCAGCTAAGGTGTAGTTGGTCTTCCCTTGATCTGGTTCTGTTGCATACCATTTCAGTTCATTTTCAAACACTGCTGCATTGAATCGTTCAACAAACCAGTTCTGGAAGACAAAAAGAAAACAAGATCAATTAGCTAGCATTGTCTGACATGTATTAAGAAATGAATATGAACACATACCTGATAGGGCAAATTCCCAAGAATGGTGTGTGCTATTGCAGAACCAAATGGAAAATCCTTTGAGACTTGGTTTATAGTTATTGCTGCTCCTTGCAACCTATTACCTTGTTGATCTGAGACATGTATTGTTACAGCACGCTTCCTTTGCTGGGGAAAAAATAGACAGTAAGTAATTTTGTTAAGATATTGGACATTACCATTGTTGAAATATCATTTCACAAAGTGTGTCAACAGTAATTACAGTGTTAATCATGAATTGCTGGTTGAACCTCCATTCTTGATCAGTAAATGGCTGTAACGAGGAACTATCTATTGTTATATCAATATCTTTATCATCTGAGTTCTGCATATCCAGGACATTAGAAAAAAAAGGTTCTTAGAAGCAAAAATCAATGACAGCATTCATGACCTAATGCTCAATCTTTTTCACATATAAAAGCCTAAATATATATTGGTTTGAAAATAGGTTCACCTGGAATAGCAGTAAAGCTAAATTTGAAGGTGaatcaagaacaaatccaccTTTGAGAAATGACCAGCAACCATTCTTAGCCAAAACAGTCCCTATACAATTATATGTTCTGTTTTCTGTCTTCAAGCTTGCCCTAATGAGAGCTGAATTTGCACCTTGTATTTTGATCCAAGCTGTAATTTCACCAAACAGAGTAAGCCAATCCTGTAATGTTTCAAAATACAATTTGTCTGATATTCACAGTAGAAGTTTTTGTCTATGTTAAAAAGGCAGTTGCCTCTACAACAGGGGGATGTTCCTGAACTGGGGCCATATCTAGCATTTGCATATGTCGGTTGCCACTTTATGTGACAAATCCAAACCTTAAACATTGCCACTTGTTGGGCCACGGATGATACAGTGTGACATGCCAGTAAGTCAGTAACAGGTGCATTAAGGGTTCACCTATGTCGATGAACTTGTTTATTCTTTTTTTGAAGTATTTGTGTTTTAATATTTGTATCCGAAATTCATATAGATGGAGAACTTAACTGGAGAAACAGTACAAATTGCCCAGGGTGAGATTCTTCAAGAGAAAAGCTGGAGTGTAAAAACCAGTTGCAGTTTTGCCAATAATGGCAGGTTTCATAATGGGAGGCTCATCTTTCAGAATCCCTCCTTGGTACAGTGGCTCCTCTGGCTGTGCTTTACACTGCAACCAACAACATCATCAACAATTGTCATGGACATTGCGGTGAATCAAATAACTTCAGACTACATATTCATAATACAGTCAATAGATAAATGATCTATTCTCAAAACTGTTTTACCTCTGTGTAAGCACTAAAATCATATAAAGGCCCATCTGCagcaataaaaagaaaaagaacccaCTTAAGTTTTCTGAAAACCCCATTAGAATGTTTTGAACAGTCAAACCAAATGTAGAAAGGGAGAGAGAACCATATGAAGCAACCAAGGAACCACTAAGAAGAATGAAGAAAGCCCAGAAGCCACCAAAATGTTTCATGTTCCTGTTTTGAACAAACGGCTATTGGATTGAACTAATGCTGAAGCTTACATTATATACCatacagaaaaaaaaaatgaaatgatttCGGATATCAGGAGAAAGAGGGGGAGTGTACCTAATTAAGGTTTGTGGTGGGGATCACAAGGGAACAGTGAAAGGCCTATGAGAACCCGTGCCTTGCTCACATGTTTTACTTAAGGGTTTCATTTGATGTGAACTTTAAATAAACTCGTCTTTGCTGCTAAATGTCCAGATATGGTTATACAGGCTTAGACTCAACGTTATATAAGtgggaaatttatttattttctatccACCCTTACTTAATATTAGTCACTTTAGCTTTAATGGAGAGTTGGCTTGTTGCTAAGAACTAAGTGATGAGTCCAAGTTAAGTGTTTTTTTAATCTAAGATTTGGTTGTGTGCCAAACTCTGGTTTTTGTCAGCAAACTGAAACAATGTTCGTTTAACCAATATTATTAGAACTTGGGTTGCTTTTGGCCACCAACTTGGGCTGCTTTGAGAAGTGTAAAAGAAGAAATTTATATAATGGAGGTTCGAGGATTAGGTGACCAGTGTAACCAAGCACTGTTGCTAATACTGAGAGATTCCGAAATTAGTGTTTGGGGGATAGCTTAGTTTTTGTTTTGATCATGGAGATTGGAAAACAAAGCACAAGTTGTACAAGGATTGAAGATGAGTAATTAATGGGAAATGGGTTGGAAATAGGTGAAGTCTGCTTTAGATTAAAGTCTAGTCCTCCATTGTCAGACCAGTTTGATTCCAGGGGTGCTTCATTCATGGCTAGAACTTGCACGCGTGAAGCGTGCATGATATTGGGACCATGCATTCACATGCTTTAAAAGTCAAATCACATTGAATGCCCAATCCCTCGGTTCCTCCATGGACGTGGAACCTGTTGGGCATTGAAGGAAAAGGTAAAGACATTTTCATTTTCACTGCAATTCTAGTATCACTGTAGAGTGGCCTTCAACCTGCCAGAAAGGGGTGAGTATTCGATTTAGTCGAGTCGAgttaaaaaatttcgagttagtcgagttgatGAATACTATTATAATAACCgaattcaatttgaattttttttaatcgagtcaaaaaatttcaagTCGAGTTGAATCGTGTCAAGTTAACAAATCTTATACTTGATGTTATATTTACATGAACAAAGGAAAAAGGGAAAGTGTGACAATTCGGGAAGGAAAATAAAACTATtaggtaaatatttatcaaaacaacgtaattttacttttaactttatagttttgacttttaactttaaataaggtaaacatttattaaaatgacgtaattttatcttttcttatttagattttcgaataactcgaattaaGTGTGAACTTTCgatcgaatcgagtgaaattgttcgagttaaattagaaaaattaataCTGTAAATTAAAATGTTGTTACAATATAACTATTTATTTGTTAGAGcatataaatttgaaaccatatatatttgcaAACTGTTTAAAgcataataataatatgatattttagtacgataaacttgaatcattaatcacttagattccaaaattattattttataaaattttaaaatttcaacttttctatatatttttagatttttaaaaaattatacagattttagaatttttaaaaatattttgaatttaaaaattattttcaattttgaaaattattttgatttttatttttgtaatttatgtTAAGAGAGaaaccaatttgctcattttcaaaattgatagggACCAAAAGGGTATTTATACTAATCTGTTATTCATATTATTCAAGTTATTTGAATTGTAGAATTCAACTCAACTCGAACTCGAAATCCTAAATTTCTTATTCGAGCTTACTCGAATAACTTGATTCAATTAACtcgaaattaaattttttttattttttgaatcgaATTAAATTTTACTCACatctaattaaaaaaatatttttcaaatcaaGATGATGTCAAAATGTGGGCCTATAAGACCATATTTTTGTAGCCCACAGGCTTTAATATGTCGATCAATTAGAAACCGAAGACAAACTCGACTCATGTGACCCAAAAACACAAACAAGACTTTCAGAGAGTCCTTCCTTATTTTCTTAGACCAGACTGGGCCAAATGAACCATTTTTTATCATGGGCAACCCAAATAGTTGCAAGATTGTAAGTTCTATAATTATTTGAACCAAGAACGTTAATATATATCTTGATAATCGTAGTAAATGCATTTAACCAAATGACATGCCTACCAATAGATCAATGAAGGCATATGCCATATGTTGCTGTCTTAACAAGAATTGAACAAAATTCTAACAATTTATTACTATTGCACGTTTTCTTTCGAGAGAAAAATCATACAATCATACTATTAATACAGTACTAGTGGTGTTCCAGAATCActgatcaccttataaaatgatGAACCAGCTAATGGCTAATGGTGTATGCAGGATATCACTGAGCAAAGAGCTCATCAATCCTACAATTCCAGCCTTACCTTTTCTGCAGAATTGTCTATCATTGGCCATTGGATGCCGCCAAAGATTTCTTCGGTTTCCGACTGTTGaatatcttggtataaatgttcTTGGTTCTAATTGCCAGCAAAACATCCAACCCAAATCCAATAAGGGAGGCCATAGCCATTACGATAAACACGAGGCCGTAACAATGGGCTCCCACACAGGTATTCCCACCTCCTGGTGTTGGAGTAGCTTGTGCATCATATAGGTAGCCAGCAAGCAGGCCAGAAAAGAGGAAAGAACCTATGGGAAGATTGAGGATTAAAATGTTGTAGAGCAGACCGTAGTATTTGAGACCGAATAGTTCCGAGGCAACCGGGACGGTCACTGCTAGACGGACTCCGTAACACATGCCAACAACAATTGAACCAATGTAAAGGCAACCAGGCAATGCCAATGCCATGAGAAGGAGCCCAACCGCCATCAAGATCTGAGATGCTGCATTCCAAAGTGGCCTAGGAGTTCCTGCTTTCCTGTTTGAAATCAATGCACATGGAATATAGATCTTATTAGGCATCATTATGAGCCAAGTGAAAACTAGTCCCTATCAAGCTATCCAAATTGGCCAACCCTGCCATGACCTCATCTACATTGTCCATTTGCAATATTAGTTCACCCACTTTGCAACCAACACTCAGCTTCAATCATTCTAAGATTTTACATTGAAACCTAAACCACATATACTATTGTTATAACTAATCAATGACAGCATTAAGGCATTAATATGATGCATGTTTCATCTATTTATTGATCAAAATGCATTTAACCCCAACATCCATTAAAGCAACAAAAGCTGTCTAATCACAGTATTAATTGAGGGCaaaacattatttttttttttttttgcttccaaAAGTTGGAAACTTATTAAATTACGTAACAAGCAAAACAAACAGCAACAGCATTTCGTGTACAACTCAAGTTGAAAAACCAAACCACAAGCGGATTCAAATCAAGGTTTCTTAACCAGAAAGAAAACGTAaaccagtttttttttttattaataaaaataaattatgcaGTTTTGCGGCTCAAAGCACAAAATATTGCCcctcaagaaaagaaaaaaaccaaACCATACTTATTAAAATGATGATAGAGATGTAGCAGTTTATATATTTCTAAAATCATACATATCTAAGAGTACTCCAACAGATATTTAATAAAAGATAGTTAAGATCATCGTtaagtaaattttaaaagaaaatatttttcttaCATAAAATGTTTTCTTGtggtttattttttaaaacctgTATGTGATGTTTGCATACATTTGACGaaattaaacatttttttttttaaaaaagtaaaaagaCAAAATGTCTTCCATGTTGTTGTTATGAACTCATCGATCAAATCAAAGTAtatggaaaataataaataaataagggtATCAAGTTGCATATTACTAATAATAAACCGATGTCGACCTGAATCAATCAATAAATCAATATCCACCAACTAAAAGTACAAGATCCTAAACAAAAAGTCACAATCAAGCAAAAGTTAAGGTTTTTGGCaacaacaaaaaataataataataataataataataaaataaaaggaacaaGTTGAGGTTAAGGGCAAGGAATGGAAGAAGCTTACTTGAGAAAGTACTCGGAAACAGAGCCGGAAATGATTCGGCCAAAAAAGCCCCAAATACTGGTCAATGAAATGAATATTGAAACGTCGGCGTGACCCAAGGCTAACCCGATCTGTGCCATGTTGTTTATCACCGCCATACCTGTTCCCACCCCACAAAGGAACGATATGAACAATACCCAAAAGTCCCATGTCTGCATCGCCTCCATTATCCTGTGCTCCTCTCCTATCACCGGTTTTGTCTTTTCCACTAACACCGTCGCGTCATCCGCCGAAGCTGCTGCTGCCACTTCGGTAATGATCTCCTTTGTCTCCGACGGCGGCGACGTAGTTTCCTCTTTCAGCAACGGTTGTTGTCGCTCCATGTCAGCTTCGAACCCGACCAAGCGCCAACTCTTTACAAAAGCATATATCGGGACCGCCAACGGACTAGCTAATAAAATAAGAAGTATAACCGCGAAAACCAGCGAAAACACTTGATTGGTTGAACCGATGAGGTCGTAAGTTAAAAGATAAACAGCGACGACGACGGCGACTATGTTGAATATTGCGAAATAGCGGGCTTCTTCCTTCTCTGCAGCGACGGAAGTAGATTGGGGGATTTCACGGAGGAATAAGATGGCGACAAGGCAAACAGCAAAAGGGATGACGGCAAGCATGACGAGGAATCGTGCTGGGTCATCGGAGAAGAGGGCAGAGCATAAGTCTGTGAAGATAGCGGTGCTGAGACCGACATACCCTTTTAAGATTCCGGAGACCGGACCACGGTTTCTCCGGAAGTTGCGGATGCAAGTGACTAACACGGCAGTGTTCATCCATG contains the following coding sequences:
- the LOC108480459 gene encoding protein NUCLEAR FUSION DEFECTIVE 4-like; translation: MGIRESHTFSAWKWLGFVSAVWVQTISGNNYTFSNYSDAIKTLMNLTQLQLNNLSVAKDVGKAFGLLAGLASDRLPTPVILLIGAIEGLIGYGAQWLVVSQKIQPLPYWQMCIFMCLGGNSTTWMNTAVLVTCIRNFRRNRGPVSGILKGYVGLSTAIFTDLCSALFSDDPARFLVMLAVIPFAVCLVAILFLREIPQSTSVAAEKEEARYFAIFNIVAVVVAVYLLTYDLIGSTNQVFSLVFAVILLILLASPLAVPIYAFVKSWRLVGFEADMERQQPLLKEETTSPPSETKEIITEVAAAASADDATVLVEKTKPVIGEEHRIMEAMQTWDFWVLFISFLCGVGTGMAVINNMAQIGLALGHADVSIFISLTSIWGFFGRIISGSVSEYFLKKAGTPRPLWNAASQILMAVGLLLMALALPGCLYIGSIVVGMCYGVRLAVTVPVASELFGLKYYGLLYNILILNLPIGSFLFSGLLAGYLYDAQATPTPGGGNTCVGAHCYGLVFIVMAMASLIGFGLDVLLAIRTKNIYTKIFNSRKPKKSLAASNGQ